A stretch of Desulfobaculum bizertense DSM 18034 DNA encodes these proteins:
- a CDS encoding flagellar basal body-associated FliL family protein has translation MAEEQLEASKSEKKKSSKLKWIILAVLLIALGCGVYFAWPIVQDKLLGGSSTPAQTEQTENGEENVAGETELVTLPTFVVNLADPLGRRYLKLTLTVEVASAESAKKLSKSEAKVRDTIILLLSSKTFNELSSMEAKIQLKDEIVKRLNQIMGGASVLRVYFTEMVVQ, from the coding sequence GTGGCAGAAGAACAACTCGAAGCATCAAAAAGCGAAAAGAAAAAAAGCAGCAAGCTCAAGTGGATTATCCTCGCAGTCTTGCTGATCGCTCTTGGCTGTGGCGTCTATTTTGCCTGGCCCATCGTTCAGGACAAACTGCTCGGCGGCTCCAGCACTCCCGCACAGACTGAGCAGACCGAAAACGGTGAAGAAAATGTCGCAGGCGAAACCGAACTCGTCACCCTGCCAACTTTTGTGGTCAACCTCGCTGATCCGCTTGGCCGCCGCTATCTCAAACTCACCCTCACAGTCGAGGTTGCCAGCGCAGAAAGTGCCAAAAAACTCAGCAAATCCGAAGCAAAAGTGCGCGATACCATTATTTTGCTGCTCTCCAGCAAGACCTTTAACGAACTCTCCTCTATGGAAGCAAAAATCCAGCTCAAGGATGAGATCGTAAAGCGTTTGAACCAGATTATGGGCGGCGC